From a region of the Teredinibacter turnerae genome:
- the uca gene encoding urea carboxylase: MFNKIFIANRGAISTRISRTLHAMGVASVAVYSEADARSLHVTAADEAYSLGEGGAAETYLNTEKLFAIMAQAGVDAVHPGYGFLSENADFVAECDKRNIVFIGPRPEHMQAFGLKHEARALAVAQQVPLLPGSDLLDSEDEALLAAATIGYPIILKSTAGGGGIGMQVCKDAAELQKNFASVKRLGANNFANDGVFIEKYIEFARHIEVQVFGDGAGNAVAFGERDCSAQRRHQKVIEETPAPNIPDDVRSQLHLTATKLLAAVNYLNAGTVEFIYDQNTHQFYFLEVNTRLQVEHGVTEEVFKVDLVAWMVRQAAGELGDITKLRAQLAPQGHAIQARVYAEDPHKNFQPSAGLLSCVALPDNTSQRRIDHWIETGLEVSAFFDPMLAKFICRADSREAAIAELSAALSASRIQGIETNMAYLCDLLDDPVLLEGRLYTRYLNNRSFVPQTMDVLSGGTLTTLQDFPGRTGYWDVGVPPSGPFDNLALRLANAALGNPADAAGLEITLQGPTLRFNCATQFILTGADFSASLDSEPLQSYRVYAASAGQVLRIGQPLGAGARAYLAVAGGLDGNVYLGSRSTFTLGQFGGHSGRALRTGDVLHFAQDASAIAADNIQHLKPAVNTDWNIRVIYGPHGAPDFFTEKDIATFFNSDWKIHYNSSRTGIRLIGPKPDWARTTGGEAGMHPSNIHDNAYAVGTIDFTGDMPVILGPDGPSLGGFVCPATVIKADLWKLGQLKAGDSVRFTPVNLATAEKLERHQLACCTQLNASAEPQYSSEDIATASPVLHRLSEQENAVEVCYRLAGDDYLLVEYGPQQLDIALRFRAHALMLKLQELNHPAVMELTPGIRSLQIHYDNLALSAEALLQMLLSAERALQDVEQQRIAARVVHLPLSWNDQACQLAVQKYTQSVRKDAPWCPDNIEFIRRINGLDSVDDVKRIVFDASYVVMGLGDVYLGAPVATPLDPRHRLVTTKYNPARTWTAENSVGIGGAYLCVYGMEGPGGYQFIGRTLQMWNKNKTTREFSRPWLLRFFDQIRFYEVSEEELVDIRRRFPHGDYPLKIENTEFSLADYQAFLAQHQTSIDNFVERRQTAFDEELARWISSGQMNFDATTTSAPAEDEAPLAANCTALESPGAGSLWQWCVAEGETVNEGDVVCILESMKMEIEIYAPAAGTLLKQQRHQGDVIAAGQTLGVISHA; this comes from the coding sequence CATGTAACCGCCGCCGACGAAGCTTATTCGCTTGGCGAGGGCGGCGCCGCCGAAACCTATCTCAACACCGAAAAACTGTTTGCCATTATGGCGCAGGCGGGCGTTGATGCCGTGCACCCAGGCTACGGCTTTCTCAGCGAAAACGCCGACTTCGTTGCCGAGTGCGATAAGCGCAATATTGTTTTTATCGGCCCGCGCCCGGAACACATGCAGGCGTTCGGATTAAAACACGAAGCGCGCGCGCTGGCGGTGGCGCAACAGGTGCCCCTCTTGCCCGGCAGTGACCTGTTGGATTCGGAAGACGAAGCACTTCTCGCTGCGGCGACAATTGGCTACCCCATTATTTTAAAAAGCACCGCCGGTGGTGGCGGTATCGGCATGCAGGTGTGCAAAGACGCGGCCGAACTGCAGAAAAATTTTGCGTCGGTAAAACGCCTGGGCGCGAACAACTTTGCCAACGACGGCGTGTTTATCGAAAAATACATCGAGTTTGCCCGCCATATTGAAGTGCAGGTTTTCGGTGATGGCGCAGGCAACGCCGTTGCCTTTGGCGAGAGAGATTGCTCGGCACAACGCCGCCATCAAAAAGTTATCGAAGAAACACCGGCCCCCAACATTCCCGACGACGTACGCAGTCAACTGCATCTCACGGCCACCAAATTGCTGGCCGCGGTGAATTACCTCAATGCTGGCACGGTAGAATTTATTTACGACCAGAACACCCACCAGTTTTACTTTCTGGAGGTCAATACCCGTTTGCAGGTTGAGCACGGGGTTACTGAAGAAGTGTTTAAGGTGGACCTGGTCGCCTGGATGGTGCGCCAAGCCGCAGGTGAACTCGGCGATATTACCAAATTGCGCGCTCAGCTCGCGCCGCAAGGTCACGCGATTCAGGCGCGGGTGTACGCCGAAGACCCTCACAAAAACTTTCAGCCGAGCGCCGGGCTTTTGTCCTGTGTCGCGCTGCCGGACAACACGTCGCAGCGCCGTATAGATCACTGGATCGAAACCGGCCTGGAAGTATCGGCATTTTTCGACCCGATGCTGGCCAAATTTATTTGCCGCGCGGATTCCCGCGAAGCGGCAATCGCCGAACTAAGCGCCGCACTATCCGCCAGCCGCATCCAGGGTATCGAAACCAATATGGCGTACTTGTGCGATCTGCTGGATGACCCGGTATTGCTGGAAGGCAGGCTGTACACCCGCTACCTCAATAATCGTAGCTTTGTACCGCAAACGATGGATGTACTCAGCGGCGGCACGCTGACTACGCTGCAGGATTTTCCCGGGCGCACCGGCTACTGGGATGTGGGCGTACCCCCTTCGGGGCCGTTTGATAACCTTGCTTTGCGCCTGGCCAATGCCGCGCTGGGCAATCCGGCTGATGCCGCAGGTCTGGAAATTACCCTGCAAGGCCCAACGTTGCGCTTTAATTGCGCCACCCAGTTTATTTTGACCGGTGCAGATTTTTCCGCGTCATTGGACTCAGAACCGCTGCAAAGCTATCGGGTTTACGCTGCCAGTGCAGGCCAGGTGCTGCGCATCGGCCAGCCTCTCGGTGCCGGTGCACGGGCCTACCTCGCGGTCGCTGGCGGGCTCGACGGCAATGTGTATTTGGGTTCGCGTTCCACCTTTACCCTGGGCCAGTTTGGCGGCCACAGCGGCCGTGCTCTGCGCACGGGCGACGTGCTGCATTTTGCGCAAGACGCGAGCGCAATCGCGGCCGACAATATTCAGCACCTGAAACCAGCGGTCAATACTGACTGGAATATCCGGGTGATTTACGGGCCTCACGGTGCGCCGGATTTTTTCACCGAAAAAGACATCGCCACATTTTTTAACAGCGATTGGAAAATTCATTACAACTCCAGTCGCACGGGCATTCGCCTGATTGGCCCCAAACCCGACTGGGCGCGCACTACCGGTGGCGAAGCCGGCATGCATCCGTCAAATATTCACGATAACGCCTACGCGGTTGGCACTATTGATTTTACCGGCGATATGCCGGTGATTCTTGGGCCGGATGGGCCGTCTCTCGGTGGGTTTGTATGCCCGGCCACCGTGATAAAAGCGGACTTGTGGAAACTCGGCCAATTAAAAGCGGGCGACAGTGTACGATTCACTCCCGTAAATTTAGCCACCGCAGAAAAACTCGAACGCCATCAACTTGCCTGCTGCACCCAGTTAAATGCCAGTGCCGAGCCGCAATACAGCAGCGAAGATATTGCCACTGCAAGCCCGGTTTTACATCGCCTTAGCGAACAGGAAAACGCGGTAGAGGTGTGTTATCGGCTGGCGGGCGATGACTATTTGTTGGTGGAATACGGTCCCCAGCAATTGGATATTGCACTGCGTTTTCGCGCGCACGCACTTATGCTGAAATTGCAGGAATTAAACCACCCGGCAGTTATGGAGCTCACACCCGGAATTCGCTCGCTGCAAATTCACTACGACAATCTCGCGCTGTCTGCGGAGGCACTGCTGCAAATGTTGTTGAGCGCCGAACGCGCATTACAAGATGTCGAGCAACAGCGAATTGCCGCGCGTGTGGTCCACCTGCCACTGAGCTGGAACGACCAGGCCTGCCAGTTGGCAGTACAAAAATATACCCAATCGGTGCGCAAAGATGCGCCCTGGTGCCCGGACAATATCGAATTTATTCGCCGCATCAACGGTCTCGACTCAGTCGATGATGTAAAACGCATCGTGTTCGATGCCTCTTATGTTGTCATGGGGTTGGGCGATGTGTACCTGGGGGCGCCGGTGGCAACGCCACTGGACCCGCGCCACCGCCTGGTAACAACCAAATACAATCCGGCGCGCACCTGGACCGCAGAAAACTCGGTGGGTATCGGCGGCGCCTATTTGTGCGTGTACGGTATGGAAGGGCCTGGCGGTTACCAGTTTATTGGTCGCACCCTGCAAATGTGGAACAAAAACAAAACCACCCGAGAATTTAGTCGCCCATGGCTGCTGCGCTTTTTCGATCAAATTCGTTTTTACGAAGTGAGTGAAGAGGAATTAGTCGATATTCGCCGCCGCTTCCCCCACGGTGATTATCCGCTAAAAATTGAGAATACCGAGTTCAGCCTCGCTGACTACCAGGCGTTTTTAGCGCAGCATCAAACCAGTATCGACAATTTTGTAGAACGGCGGCAAACCGCATTCGATGAGGAATTGGCGCGCTGGATCAGCTCTGGCCAGATGAACTTTGATGCAACCACGACCAGCGCACCGGCGGAGGACGAGGCACCCCTCGCCGCAAACTGCACCGCGCTGGAAAGCCCGGGCGCAGGCAGCCTTTGGCAATGGTGTGTGGCCGAAGGGGAAACCGTTAACGAAGGCGATGTGGTATGTATTCTGGAATCCATGAAAATGGAAATTGAAATCTACGCCCCCGCCGCCGGCACCCTGCTAAAACAACAACGTCACCAGGGCGATGTCATTGCCGCTGGCCAAACGCTAGGAGTCATAAGCCATGCTTAA
- a CDS encoding ExeM/NucH family extracellular endonuclease — protein sequence MKRLGLAIALAGGCASAHANLLLTAVFDGPLSGGVPKGVELYVLDDIADLSSYGLGSANNGGGSDGEEFTFPPISVSAGTYLYVASENDGFTAFFGFAPDFTSSAMSINGDDAIELFHNGTLFDLFGEPNADGTGTAWEYMDGWAYRATGSEPSAIFTTAQWSFSQPNALDGETVNNAETLIPIGSFADGGTGCGDCSNEPVAAFISAIQGTPDTQTSNSFGETDVSPMLDVRVVVEAVVVGDFQDSDSDSKRDLSGFYIQEETTDEDGDPASSEGVFVFDPETTTDVNVGDRVKVVATVDQYFGETQLSSVESIEVVAQNQLGSVTAASVSLLSSDAVTLSGADRYQADLEAYEGMLVTLAEPVHIIEQFQLDRFNEIRVTAGDRPAQFSQLNTPDPAAYDAWLQQTAARGIVYDDGLNEQNAAIDMLAGFNPYAEATAPRMGDTAYGLTGVMDYKWAGNGSSQSTWRLRAHTDDANTFIATNPRPAAAPQVNGDLRITSFNVLNLFKTLDNGASTALGHDPRGANNAEELTRQLQKTVNAIVSLDADVLGLVELENEFDPVNDGSTAIELLVNALNSRTGSNTFAYVYPGSQFVGTDAIAVGVIYKPAVVAIADGSIPVILDDTVAATLPIFADHDFVNDPLFDGPSTNRASLAVTFTHISGGDNFTVVVNHLKSKGSGDDLASDDPNADHLDGAGAWNQRRLDGARAVDAWLHTAPTGIADNDAIIMGDLNAYAAEAPLTFLLSNGYSNVESAESYSYVFDGQVGTLDYVLLSDSLYSKFEQAEIWHVNSDEADALDYNTDYGRSLTYYDGSTATRNSDHDPVLVGLRMDSAPVADPESLKLAFDTWIADGTLSGAGENPLARIDRAGYFSRLLAHIVDLNSEGRLNQACNKLAEADNRTDGMDTPRDTLEGVNMAALNRMINDVTAGLSCN from the coding sequence ATGAAACGACTCGGTTTGGCTATCGCCCTCGCTGGCGGTTGTGCCAGTGCGCATGCAAATCTTTTATTAACGGCAGTGTTCGACGGCCCGCTCAGTGGGGGTGTTCCCAAGGGCGTTGAGCTCTATGTGCTCGACGATATCGCAGACCTGAGCAGCTACGGGTTGGGCAGTGCCAACAACGGCGGCGGCAGCGATGGCGAAGAGTTTACTTTTCCGCCGATTAGCGTAAGTGCAGGCACTTACCTCTATGTGGCGTCGGAAAACGACGGCTTCACAGCGTTCTTTGGCTTCGCGCCTGACTTTACCTCATCTGCCATGAGCATCAACGGCGACGACGCCATTGAACTGTTCCACAACGGCACCCTGTTTGATCTGTTTGGCGAGCCTAACGCAGACGGCACCGGCACCGCTTGGGAATACATGGATGGTTGGGCCTACCGCGCGACCGGCAGCGAACCTTCCGCGATTTTCACAACCGCCCAATGGTCTTTTTCTCAGCCAAACGCGCTGGATGGGGAAACCGTAAATAACGCCGAAACCCTGATTCCCATTGGCAGTTTCGCCGACGGTGGCACCGGCTGCGGCGACTGTAGCAACGAGCCGGTTGCCGCGTTTATTTCCGCAATTCAGGGCACACCGGATACCCAGACCAGCAACAGTTTTGGAGAAACCGATGTCAGCCCGATGCTGGATGTACGCGTCGTGGTCGAGGCAGTCGTGGTCGGTGATTTTCAGGATAGCGACAGCGATTCCAAGCGCGACCTAAGCGGCTTTTACATTCAGGAAGAAACTACTGATGAAGATGGCGACCCGGCATCGTCCGAGGGGGTCTTTGTATTTGACCCGGAGACCACCACAGACGTCAATGTTGGCGACCGCGTAAAAGTTGTGGCCACCGTAGATCAGTATTTTGGCGAAACCCAGTTGAGCAGTGTTGAAAGCATTGAGGTCGTTGCCCAAAATCAGCTCGGCAGCGTCACGGCGGCAAGTGTTTCATTACTGAGCAGCGATGCGGTAACCCTGAGTGGCGCTGACCGCTACCAGGCCGATCTGGAAGCCTATGAGGGCATGCTGGTAACCCTGGCGGAGCCGGTGCACATCATCGAGCAGTTTCAGTTGGATCGCTTCAACGAAATTCGCGTAACCGCTGGCGACCGTCCAGCCCAGTTCAGCCAGTTAAATACACCTGACCCAGCCGCCTACGACGCCTGGTTGCAGCAAACGGCCGCTCGGGGAATTGTGTATGACGACGGCCTCAACGAACAGAACGCTGCTATCGACATGCTCGCAGGTTTCAACCCCTATGCTGAAGCAACCGCACCGCGCATGGGTGATACCGCCTATGGGTTAACCGGGGTGATGGATTACAAGTGGGCTGGAAACGGCAGTTCACAATCCACCTGGCGCTTGCGTGCGCACACCGATGACGCCAATACGTTTATTGCCACTAATCCGCGACCAGCCGCTGCGCCGCAAGTGAATGGCGACCTGCGGATAACCTCGTTCAACGTGCTCAACCTGTTCAAAACACTCGACAACGGCGCCAGCACAGCACTCGGCCACGACCCGCGCGGCGCCAACAACGCCGAAGAGTTGACTCGACAGTTGCAGAAAACCGTTAACGCGATTGTGTCTTTGGATGCGGACGTTTTGGGGCTAGTGGAACTGGAGAACGAATTTGACCCGGTAAACGATGGCTCAACCGCTATTGAATTACTGGTGAACGCGCTCAACAGCCGCACGGGCAGCAACACCTTCGCTTATGTGTACCCAGGCAGTCAGTTTGTGGGCACCGATGCGATTGCCGTAGGCGTGATCTACAAACCGGCCGTTGTTGCTATAGCCGACGGCAGTATACCTGTGATTCTCGACGATACAGTCGCGGCCACACTGCCGATCTTCGCGGATCATGATTTTGTAAACGACCCGCTGTTTGACGGCCCGTCCACTAACCGCGCCTCCCTGGCGGTAACCTTTACGCACATCAGTGGCGGCGACAATTTTACCGTGGTAGTCAACCACCTGAAGTCGAAAGGCAGTGGCGACGATCTGGCGTCCGACGACCCCAACGCCGATCACCTGGACGGCGCCGGTGCCTGGAATCAGCGGCGTCTGGACGGCGCGCGTGCAGTGGACGCCTGGTTGCATACCGCACCCACCGGTATTGCCGATAACGATGCGATTATTATGGGCGACCTGAACGCTTACGCCGCTGAAGCGCCGCTCACGTTCTTGCTCAGCAACGGCTACAGCAATGTCGAGTCTGCCGAGAGCTACTCCTACGTATTCGATGGCCAGGTAGGCACACTGGATTATGTGCTGCTCAGCGACAGCCTATACAGTAAATTCGAGCAGGCGGAGATTTGGCACGTTAATTCCGACGAAGCTGATGCGCTGGACTACAACACCGATTACGGGCGCAGCCTCACCTATTACGACGGCAGCACCGCGACCCGCAATTCCGACCATGACCCGGTGCTGGTAGGGTTGCGCATGGACTCGGCGCCAGTAGCAGACCCGGAATCACTGAAGCTCGCGTTCGATACCTGGATCGCCGACGGCACGCTATCAGGTGCCGGTGAAAACCCACTGGCGCGCATTGATCGAGCCGGGTATTTCAGCCGACTACTCGCACATATTGTCGATCTCAACAGCGAAGGACGCCTTAACCAGGCCTGTAACAAGCTTGCCGAAGCCGATAATCGCACCGACGGAATGGACACGCCACGCGATACCCTGGAAGGCGTAAACATGGCAGCGCTTAATAGGATGATCAACGACGTGACCGCTGGACTGAGCTGCAACTAG
- a CDS encoding glycoside hydrolase produces MRLTHLQRLLRFGRRKHLTHPYHHVGQQRAQVELLNRVPVEKIDPAYLSFSIDISVLAGGYWWEGSNGVRKGLGTLRVPPLDLNAKKLDRLVQALGPAYLRIGGSEADKIHYFECTENNPSDFILSKAMWDNLHAFIQRNNLKFSFTFKYGLFKRKYHGEWQGTEIQKLLQYSKEQGYHIDVCELGNELNAYWAFHGLRAQPGPKNLAQDYATFAQLVRRYYPDIKICGPGSAFWPKLGETIKPFSNLTKRFLESLPTELDIVDWHYYPFQSDRSPIRTRAANVKNVLHARSFEYFTDYSKRLRAWRDLYQPNAQLWTGETGSAQCGGQPKISDRFASCFWWADQLGQGAAQGQKVMIRQSLIGGDYGMIDRITLKPRPDYWVSWLWAQLMGDDVYRVQSNNPDVRVYAHQSQDSEDIWLLLINIANDHLEISAPHFGEPTEIYQLTATKLTAKKLRINGHKPSFDKGRVSLQDFPQPQVTNQLPPNSINFWRVRINNHLQ; encoded by the coding sequence ATGCGACTGACTCACCTACAACGTTTGCTCCGCTTCGGCCGACGCAAACATCTTACCCACCCCTATCACCATGTTGGCCAGCAGCGGGCACAGGTCGAGTTACTCAATCGCGTGCCGGTGGAAAAAATAGACCCTGCCTACCTCTCGTTTTCTATCGACATTTCAGTGCTGGCAGGGGGGTATTGGTGGGAAGGCAGTAATGGGGTACGCAAGGGTCTCGGCACCTTGCGGGTTCCACCACTGGACTTAAATGCGAAGAAACTGGACCGTCTGGTCCAGGCGCTTGGTCCCGCCTACTTGCGCATAGGTGGCTCCGAAGCCGACAAGATTCACTATTTTGAATGTACCGAAAACAACCCTTCCGATTTTATTCTCTCCAAAGCGATGTGGGATAACCTGCACGCGTTTATTCAACGCAATAACCTGAAATTTTCTTTCACCTTTAAATACGGTTTATTCAAACGCAAATACCACGGTGAATGGCAGGGCACAGAAATTCAAAAACTACTGCAATATTCCAAGGAGCAGGGATACCACATCGACGTTTGTGAACTGGGCAATGAACTCAATGCCTACTGGGCATTTCATGGCCTGCGCGCCCAACCGGGGCCGAAAAATCTCGCGCAGGACTACGCCACCTTTGCGCAACTGGTGCGACGCTACTATCCCGACATCAAAATTTGTGGCCCCGGCAGTGCCTTCTGGCCGAAGCTGGGCGAAACCATCAAACCGTTTTCCAATTTAACCAAGCGGTTTCTAGAGAGTCTGCCCACCGAATTGGATATCGTTGACTGGCACTATTACCCGTTCCAAAGTGATCGCTCCCCCATTCGCACCCGCGCCGCCAATGTTAAAAATGTGCTGCACGCGCGATCATTTGAATATTTCACCGACTACAGCAAACGCCTGCGCGCCTGGCGCGACCTCTACCAGCCGAACGCACAACTGTGGACTGGAGAAACCGGCTCGGCTCAATGCGGAGGCCAGCCCAAAATTTCTGACCGCTTTGCTTCCTGCTTCTGGTGGGCGGATCAACTCGGCCAGGGCGCCGCGCAAGGCCAGAAAGTGATGATTCGCCAGAGCCTGATCGGCGGCGACTACGGCATGATCGATCGCATCACGCTGAAACCCCGTCCCGATTACTGGGTAAGCTGGCTTTGGGCGCAACTTATGGGCGACGATGTGTATCGAGTGCAGAGCAACAACCCGGATGTACGCGTATACGCGCACCAAAGCCAGGATTCGGAAGACATCTGGCTGCTATTGATTAACATCGCAAATGATCACCTCGAGATCAGTGCCCCCCACTTCGGCGAACCAACAGAAATATATCAACTCACCGCCACAAAACTGACCGCAAAAAAACTGCGCATCAACGGGCACAAGCCGTCTTTCGACAAAGGCAGGGTAAGCCTGCAGGATTTCCCGCAACCGCAAGTCACCAACCAACTGCCGCCAAATTCGATAAATTTTTGGCGAGTGCGTATCAACAATCATTTGCAATAG
- the atzF gene encoding allophanate hydrolase → MLNLDHIDLTISGLQAHYRNGDFTPAQLFAALNAKADSLRDNPIWITRLSEAQIAQYLAYIDSQGQADLPLYGVPFAIKDNIDLAAIPTTAACKAFEFTPNDNATVVAQLIAAGAIPMGKTNMDQFATGLVGVRSPWGACRNALNSDIISGGSSSGSAVAVALGLASFSLGTDTAGSGRVPASLNNLVGLKPSRGLLSCHGVVPACKSLDCVSIFALNVDDANQVLDVAAAHDGNDPFSRKAHFANGPRYYRAETQRRKIGVPDKASLEFFGSSEAEYLFNHFLANTLSIDHDVVEVDFTPFLQAAKLLYEGPWVAERYLATQPLIDDNPEALLPVINTIIGGGKHPRAADAFAAQYRLQALKAAADAVLAKVDAVITPTNPRAYTIAEVEADPIALNSQMGYYTNFMNLLDYAALAIPAGFFDNGVGFGVTLFHHAQRDKDLLSIAAQLQNMLVIPPGCGHSPFKVQGQTTSLPPATWVDIVVCGAHLDGLPLNWQLRERGAEFVERTTTSDNYRLFALPGGPPARPALLRDADANTAIEVEVWRLPADAVGTFIAEIPAPLGIGKVELADGRWLSGFICDNWGLDGAEEISSLGSWRAYIANAG, encoded by the coding sequence ATGCTTAACCTCGACCATATCGATTTAACCATTAGCGGGCTGCAGGCACACTACCGCAACGGCGATTTTACGCCGGCACAATTGTTTGCCGCACTCAACGCGAAAGCCGACAGCCTGCGCGATAACCCGATCTGGATTACGCGCCTCAGCGAAGCTCAGATCGCGCAATACCTCGCTTATATTGATAGCCAAGGGCAAGCTGACTTACCGCTGTACGGCGTACCTTTCGCGATTAAAGATAATATCGACCTCGCGGCAATACCCACTACCGCCGCCTGTAAAGCCTTCGAATTTACCCCCAACGACAACGCCACAGTGGTAGCGCAATTGATTGCTGCAGGGGCAATTCCGATGGGCAAAACCAATATGGACCAGTTCGCCACCGGTCTGGTGGGCGTGCGTTCACCCTGGGGCGCGTGCCGCAATGCGCTCAATAGCGACATAATTTCTGGCGGCTCAAGTTCGGGCTCGGCCGTAGCCGTGGCACTGGGTCTCGCCAGCTTCTCACTGGGCACCGATACCGCAGGCTCCGGCCGCGTGCCCGCCTCACTCAATAATCTGGTGGGGCTCAAACCCAGCCGCGGGCTACTCAGCTGCCACGGTGTGGTGCCCGCGTGTAAAAGTCTCGATTGCGTCAGCATATTCGCGCTCAATGTCGATGATGCCAATCAGGTGCTGGATGTGGCAGCGGCGCACGATGGCAACGACCCCTTCAGCCGCAAAGCACACTTTGCGAATGGGCCGCGCTACTACCGTGCAGAAACTCAGCGTCGCAAAATCGGGGTGCCGGACAAAGCCAGCCTCGAATTTTTTGGTAGCAGTGAAGCGGAGTACCTGTTTAACCACTTTCTCGCCAATACCCTGTCGATAGACCACGATGTGGTGGAGGTGGACTTCACCCCGTTTTTACAAGCTGCCAAACTACTCTACGAAGGGCCGTGGGTCGCAGAGCGCTACCTGGCGACGCAACCGCTTATCGACGACAACCCCGAGGCGCTGCTGCCGGTAATCAACACCATCATCGGCGGCGGCAAACACCCCCGCGCGGCCGATGCATTCGCCGCACAATACCGGTTGCAGGCGCTGAAGGCGGCGGCCGATGCGGTGCTGGCCAAGGTCGATGCGGTGATTACGCCCACTAATCCGCGCGCCTATACCATCGCCGAGGTGGAAGCCGACCCAATCGCGCTCAACTCACAAATGGGCTACTACACCAATTTTATGAACCTGCTGGACTATGCCGCGTTGGCGATACCGGCGGGCTTTTTCGACAACGGTGTCGGCTTTGGTGTCACGCTATTCCATCACGCCCAGCGCGACAAAGACCTGCTCAGCATTGCCGCGCAATTGCAAAATATGTTGGTCATTCCCCCCGGGTGCGGTCACAGCCCGTTTAAGGTGCAAGGGCAAACCACATCTCTACCGCCTGCAACTTGGGTAGATATTGTAGTGTGCGGTGCTCACCTCGACGGTCTGCCGCTGAACTGGCAGCTGCGCGAGCGCGGCGCCGAGTTTGTCGAGCGTACCACCACCAGCGACAACTACCGGTTGTTCGCACTCCCCGGAGGCCCCCCAGCGCGGCCCGCGCTTTTACGCGATGCCGATGCAAACACAGCCATTGAGGTGGAAGTATGGCGCTTACCCGCAGATGCCGTGGGAACATTTATCGCGGAAATCCCGGCACCTTTAGGGATTGGCAAAGTCGAACTGGCAGATGGCCGCTGGCTGAGTGGGTTTATCTGTGATAACTGGGGATTAGACGGCGCGGAGGAGATCTCATCGTTGGGCAGTTGGCGAGCTTATATCGCAAACGCGGGCTAG